A genomic region of Pseudomonas abietaniphila contains the following coding sequences:
- a CDS encoding fumarylacetoacetate hydrolase family protein encodes MKLLRYGQPGKERPALLDKDGGIRDLSEFIGDVSGQALSPESIAKLKALDPASLPLVDGTPRIGPCVAQVGKFICIGLNYADHAAETGADIPKEPIIFNKWTSAIVGPNDNVEIPRNSKKTDWEVELGVVIGKGGRYIDEANAMDHVVGYCVINDVSEREFQIERGGTWDKGKGCDTFGPMGPWLVTKDEIADPHQLNLWLEVDGKRYQNGSTRTMIFQIPKLVSYLSQFMSLQPGDVISTGTPPGVGLGIKPEPVFLRAGQRMRLGIEGLGEQEQLTVDA; translated from the coding sequence ATGAAACTGCTGCGCTACGGTCAACCCGGCAAAGAACGCCCGGCCCTGCTGGACAAGGACGGCGGCATCCGTGATCTGTCGGAATTCATCGGCGACGTATCGGGTCAGGCCCTGAGCCCGGAAAGCATCGCGAAGCTCAAAGCGCTGGACCCTGCCAGCCTGCCCTTGGTCGACGGCACACCCCGCATCGGCCCTTGCGTGGCACAGGTCGGCAAGTTCATCTGCATCGGCCTGAACTATGCCGACCACGCCGCTGAAACCGGGGCGGACATTCCCAAAGAGCCGATCATTTTCAACAAATGGACCAGCGCCATCGTCGGCCCCAACGATAACGTGGAAATCCCGCGCAACTCGAAAAAAACCGACTGGGAAGTCGAACTCGGCGTAGTCATCGGCAAGGGCGGACGCTACATCGACGAAGCCAATGCGATGGACCATGTGGTCGGCTACTGCGTGATCAACGACGTGTCCGAGCGTGAATTCCAGATCGAGCGTGGCGGCACCTGGGACAAGGGCAAGGGCTGCGACACCTTCGGCCCGATGGGTCCGTGGCTGGTGACCAAGGACGAAATCGCCGACCCGCATCAGCTCAACCTGTGGCTGGAAGTGGACGGCAAGCGTTATCAGAACGGCAGTACCCGCACCATGATTTTCCAGATCCCGAAACTGGTCAGCTACCTCAGCCAGTTCATGAGCCTGCAGCCGGGCGACGTGATTTCCACCGGCACACCGCCGGGCGTGGGTCTGGGCATCAAGCCGGAACCGGTGTTTCTGCGCGCGGGCCAGCGCATGCGTCTGGGCATCGAAGGCCTGGGCGAGCAGGAGCAGCTGACGGTGGATGCCTGA
- a CDS encoding SDR family oxidoreductase, whose protein sequence is MDLTGKRVLITAAAQGIGQASVEAYLNAGAEVFAVDINGAALDTLTGVHKHVLDVTDHAAIERLAAEIGALDVLFNCAGVVHSGNILECSDKDWSFAFDLNVTAMYKMIRAFLPAMLANGGGSIINMSSVASAIKGVPNRFAYCASKAAVIGITRSVAADFVGQNIRCNCICPGTVESPSLRQRVAEQAAREHRDEAEVYAAFEARQPMGRLGTPQEIAQLALYLGSPASGFTTGTAQIIDGGWSN, encoded by the coding sequence ATGGACCTCACCGGTAAGCGAGTGCTCATCACCGCCGCTGCCCAGGGCATCGGTCAAGCCAGCGTCGAGGCTTACCTGAATGCCGGCGCGGAAGTTTTTGCCGTCGATATCAACGGCGCAGCCCTGGACACCCTCACAGGCGTACACAAACACGTGCTGGACGTCACCGACCATGCGGCCATCGAGCGACTGGCTGCCGAGATCGGCGCGCTGGACGTGCTGTTCAACTGCGCCGGCGTGGTCCACAGCGGCAACATTCTCGAATGCTCCGACAAAGACTGGAGCTTCGCCTTCGACCTGAACGTGACCGCCATGTACAAGATGATCCGCGCCTTTCTGCCGGCCATGCTGGCCAACGGCGGCGGCTCGATCATCAACATGTCGTCGGTGGCGTCTGCCATCAAGGGCGTCCCCAACCGTTTCGCCTACTGCGCCAGCAAGGCCGCAGTGATTGGCATCACGCGGTCCGTCGCCGCCGATTTCGTCGGGCAGAACATCCGTTGCAACTGCATCTGCCCCGGTACCGTCGAATCCCCGTCGCTGCGTCAGCGCGTGGCCGAACAGGCCGCCCGCGAGCACCGCGATGAAGCCGAGGTGTACGCCGCGTTTGAGGCACGGCAACCGATGGGGCGTCTCGGCACGCCGCAAGAGATCGCGCAACTGGCGTTATATCTTGGGTCGCCCGCCAGCGGGTTTACTACCGGCACGGCGCAGATCATTGACGGTGGTTGGAGTAACTGA
- a CDS encoding SDR family oxidoreductase: MNLHLQDKVIIVTGGGSGIGAAISLGLAEEGAIPVIFANQPLPAELAAELDKRQPQSLFLQVELRDEAGCAGAVDKVLERFGRIDGLVNNAGVNDNVGLDAGRSAFIESLEKNLIHYYLMTHLCVDALKASKGAIVNIGSKTALTGQGGTSGYTASKGAQLSLTREWAASLLEDGVRVNAVIPAEVMTPLYERWISSFDDPKAKLEKIVEKIPLGQRMTTPTEIADSVLFLLSSRASHTTGQWLVVDGGYTHLDRALT; the protein is encoded by the coding sequence ATGAACCTGCATCTGCAAGACAAAGTCATCATCGTCACCGGCGGCGGCTCCGGCATCGGCGCTGCGATTTCCTTGGGGCTGGCCGAAGAAGGCGCGATCCCGGTGATCTTCGCCAACCAGCCGTTGCCCGCCGAGCTCGCGGCCGAGCTGGACAAGCGCCAGCCGCAGAGCCTGTTCCTGCAAGTGGAGCTGCGCGACGAAGCGGGATGTGCTGGCGCCGTGGACAAGGTCCTAGAACGCTTCGGACGCATCGACGGGCTGGTCAATAACGCCGGGGTCAACGACAACGTCGGCCTGGACGCCGGGCGCAGCGCGTTCATCGAGTCGCTGGAAAAGAACCTGATCCACTATTACCTGATGACCCATTTGTGCGTCGATGCGCTCAAGGCGAGCAAAGGCGCCATCGTCAATATCGGCTCGAAAACCGCGCTCACCGGACAAGGCGGCACCAGCGGTTACACCGCGTCCAAAGGTGCGCAACTGTCGCTGACCCGCGAGTGGGCCGCGTCGTTGCTGGAAGACGGTGTGCGGGTCAACGCTGTGATTCCGGCGGAGGTCATGACCCCGCTGTATGAGCGCTGGATTTCAAGCTTCGACGACCCCAAGGCGAAGCTTGAGAAGATCGTCGAGAAGATCCCGCTTGGCCAACGCATGACCACCCCGACCGAGATCGCCGACAGCGTTCTGTTCCTGCTCTCCTCCCGCGCCTCGCACACCACCGGACAATGGCTGGTGGTGGACGGCGGTTACACCCATCTCGACCGGGCACTGACATGA
- a CDS encoding FadR/GntR family transcriptional regulator, whose product MPIQVIDNQRLYRQIADQLRALIDSGEFPPGSRLPAERELAKLLGVSRASVREAMIALEVIGLVDVRVGNGVLVCEPPVQMLSDEPVMTQATRDQWKDLDPELGIEVDFSAEIPPFALLQARRLIEPETAALAAQQASDEELESIREAFERNTHDNREHSHTHPGDRLFHIRIAQASGNPAYALMIQHLLGHQYGSMFQRLQAHYTSDDMPFRSEHEHRLILQALQDRNPVAARQAMADHLDEVIRIFSRGGVSREATDAGPPDFTHPSTA is encoded by the coding sequence ATGCCCATCCAAGTGATTGATAACCAGAGGCTTTATCGCCAGATCGCCGACCAATTGCGCGCCTTGATCGACAGCGGTGAATTCCCCCCTGGCAGCCGGCTCCCCGCTGAGCGCGAATTGGCCAAGCTGCTGGGTGTCAGCCGCGCGTCGGTGCGGGAGGCGATGATTGCGCTGGAAGTGATCGGTCTGGTCGATGTGCGCGTCGGCAATGGCGTGCTGGTGTGTGAGCCACCGGTGCAGATGCTGTCAGATGAGCCAGTGATGACGCAGGCGACCCGCGATCAATGGAAAGACCTCGATCCTGAACTGGGCATCGAAGTGGATTTCAGCGCGGAGATTCCGCCCTTTGCGTTGTTGCAGGCGCGACGACTGATTGAGCCGGAAACGGCCGCACTCGCGGCGCAGCAGGCCAGCGACGAAGAGCTTGAATCGATCCGTGAAGCCTTCGAGCGCAACACCCACGATAACCGCGAGCATTCCCATACCCATCCGGGCGACAGGCTGTTCCATATTCGTATTGCTCAAGCGTCCGGGAATCCGGCTTACGCGCTGATGATCCAGCATTTGCTCGGCCATCAATACGGCAGCATGTTTCAGCGTCTCCAGGCGCATTACACGTCGGACGACATGCCGTTCCGCTCGGAGCACGAGCATCGGTTGATCCTTCAGGCGTTGCAGGACCGCAACCCCGTCGCCGCACGGCAGGCGATGGCGGATCACCTGGATGAAGTGATCCGGATTTTCAGCCGGGGGGGGGTTAGCCGCGAGGCAACAGACGCAGGTCCGCCAGACTTCACCCATCCGTCGACCGCGTAA
- a CDS encoding sugar MFS transporter — MLTKDTKVESQVYRPAVPSVRVALMLVTSLFFLWGLSYGLLDVLNKHFQETLHVSKAQSGLLQAAYFGAYFIIALPAGLLMDRFGYKAGILLGLCLYAAGALLFMPAANAASFPFFLFALFVIALGLGCLETAANPYATVLGDPKGAERRLNLAQSFNGLGQFVGPLLGGALFFGGANAGSDNSSLQTTYVVIAVIVLLVAALFARTPMPDLREQESKIQRSDSKTLWQHREFVGGVITQFFYVAAQVGVGAFFINYVTEHWASMTSQTAAYLLSVAMICFMCGRFFSTWLMGRIPAQRLLMVYAWVNVALCAVVVSGVESVSVVALIAIFFFMSIMFPTIFAMGVKNLGPHTKRGSSFLIMAIVGGALMPYFMGLVADHFSTALAYLLPLGCFVVVAFYGRSGLRSHPR; from the coding sequence ATGTTGACCAAAGACACGAAAGTCGAATCCCAGGTGTACCGCCCCGCCGTGCCTTCGGTGCGCGTGGCGTTGATGTTGGTGACCAGTCTGTTTTTCCTCTGGGGCCTGTCCTATGGCCTGCTGGACGTGTTGAACAAGCACTTCCAGGAGACGTTGCACGTCAGCAAGGCGCAGTCCGGCCTGTTGCAGGCGGCGTATTTCGGTGCGTATTTCATCATCGCCCTGCCCGCCGGTCTGCTCATGGACCGTTTCGGTTACAAGGCCGGGATCCTGCTGGGCCTGTGCCTTTACGCTGCGGGTGCACTGCTGTTCATGCCCGCCGCCAATGCCGCGAGCTTCCCGTTTTTCCTGTTCGCGCTGTTCGTCATTGCCTTGGGCCTGGGCTGTCTGGAAACCGCAGCCAACCCGTACGCCACGGTGCTGGGTGACCCGAAAGGTGCCGAGCGGCGCCTGAACCTGGCGCAGTCGTTCAACGGGCTCGGCCAGTTCGTCGGTCCGCTGCTCGGCGGTGCGCTGTTCTTCGGCGGCGCCAATGCCGGCAGCGACAACAGCTCCCTGCAGACCACCTACGTGGTGATTGCCGTGATCGTGCTGCTGGTCGCAGCCCTGTTCGCCCGCACCCCCATGCCGGATTTGCGCGAACAGGAATCGAAGATCCAGCGTAGCGACAGTAAAACCCTGTGGCAGCACCGCGAATTCGTCGGTGGCGTGATTACCCAGTTCTTCTACGTGGCCGCGCAAGTGGGCGTCGGCGCGTTCTTCATCAACTATGTCACCGAACACTGGGCCAGCATGACCAGCCAGACCGCCGCTTACCTGCTGTCGGTCGCGATGATCTGCTTCATGTGCGGGCGCTTCTTCAGCACCTGGCTGATGGGCCGTATTCCTGCGCAACGGCTGCTGATGGTCTACGCCTGGGTCAACGTGGCGCTGTGCGCGGTGGTGGTCAGCGGGGTGGAAAGCGTGTCGGTGGTGGCGCTAATCGCAATCTTTTTCTTCATGTCGATCATGTTCCCGACCATCTTCGCCATGGGCGTGAAAAACCTCGGTCCCCACACCAAACGCGGCAGTTCGTTTCTGATCATGGCCATCGTCGGCGGCGCCCTGATGCCGTACTTCATGGGGTTGGTGGCGGATCACTTCTCTACAGCGCTGGCATACCTCTTGCCGCTGGGGTGCTTTGTGGTGGTGGCGTTTTATGGACGTAGCGGGTTGCGCAGTCACCCACGTTAA
- a CDS encoding L-rhamnose mutarotase, whose protein sequence is MNRQRFCLALDLVDDPILIAEYERLHQRIWPEIADHLRRVGVLDMQIWRLGTRLFMVMETTASFSVQAMENASAENPKVQEWEDLMWAFQKPTPWTEPGNKWQPMARIFSLAEQPR, encoded by the coding sequence ATGAACCGGCAACGTTTCTGCCTGGCGCTGGACCTGGTCGATGACCCCATACTGATCGCCGAGTATGAGCGACTGCACCAGCGCATCTGGCCTGAGATCGCCGATCACCTGCGCCGCGTCGGCGTGCTCGACATGCAGATCTGGCGGCTGGGTACGCGGCTATTCATGGTCATGGAAACCACAGCGAGTTTCAGCGTCCAGGCGATGGAAAACGCCTCGGCCGAAAACCCCAAGGTGCAGGAATGGGAAGACTTGATGTGGGCTTTCCAGAAGCCGACGCCGTGGACCGAACCGGGCAACAAATGGCAGCCCATGGCGCGGATTTTCAGCCTGGCGGAACAACCTCGCTAG
- the fhuF gene encoding siderophore-iron reductase FhuF, which yields MIPALAPLFIADFSHYRDVLVLEDDPRPGMPLSTLLTPEVFTSVLHRFGQQYPDSDRRGLASVWSKYYFIKLIPPVVAASLILEHRLPLRLEQLQVMLDDQGMPLGFKLPDPGQRWAPAPRDAYQRFDELIEGHLRPFIDTVATLTRLSPNVLWSNAGNYFEWLLSVLATAMPHADLSQGHELLNAPTLQDGGRNPLSHPVRYIKVAGHAALKRQRRVCCVRYRVNGLAYCENCPSPSA from the coding sequence ATGATCCCAGCGCTGGCGCCGTTGTTCATCGCCGATTTTTCGCACTATCGGGACGTCCTCGTGCTGGAGGACGACCCGCGTCCGGGCATGCCGCTGAGCACTCTGCTCACGCCTGAGGTGTTCACTTCGGTATTGCATCGCTTTGGCCAGCAGTACCCCGACAGCGACCGGCGAGGCCTGGCCTCGGTCTGGTCCAAGTACTACTTCATCAAACTGATTCCGCCGGTGGTGGCAGCATCGTTGATACTCGAACACCGCCTGCCGCTGCGGCTCGAACAACTCCAGGTGATGTTGGACGATCAAGGGATGCCGCTCGGCTTCAAACTGCCGGATCCCGGTCAGCGCTGGGCGCCCGCACCGCGCGATGCCTACCAGCGTTTCGACGAACTGATCGAAGGCCACCTGCGCCCCTTCATCGACACCGTCGCCACCCTCACGCGGCTGTCCCCCAACGTGCTGTGGAGCAACGCCGGCAACTATTTCGAATGGCTGCTGAGTGTACTCGCCACTGCCATGCCCCACGCCGATCTGAGCCAGGGGCATGAGCTGCTCAATGCGCCGACCCTTCAGGACGGCGGCCGCAACCCGCTGTCCCACCCCGTGCGTTACATCAAAGTCGCAGGGCACGCAGCGTTGAAGCGCCAGCGACGGGTCTGCTGCGTGCGATATCGGGTGAACGGGCTGGCATATTGCGAGAACTGCCCGTCGCCCAGCGCCTGA
- a CDS encoding L-fuconate dehydratase, with amino-acid sequence MTTITALRVEDIRFPTSQSLDGSDAMNPDPDYSAAYVILETDHPTLQGHGLTFTIGRGNEICCAAIKALSGVMVGLKLEWIAEDMGRFWRHVTSDSQLRWIGPDKGAIHLATGAVVNATWDLWAKSEGKPVWQLVADMSPEQLVRCIDFRYITDCITPDEALALLRDRAQGKAERLQSLKAEGYPCYTTSAGWLGYPDDKLRRLCQEAVDGGFSHIKLKVGRDLQDDIRRVRIAREVLGPDRHLMIDANQVWEVDAAIDWVRELSFAKPWFIEEPTSPDDVEGHRKIRLGVSPVKVATGEMCQNRIVFKQLIMREAIDVVQIDACRLGGVNEVLAVMLMAAKYHLPVCPHAGGVGLCEYVQHLSMIDYLCLAGTHEGRVVEFVDHLHEHFEDPCVIRDAAYMPPTAPGFSIQMKKASRRQYAYRG; translated from the coding sequence ATGACCACCATCACCGCCCTGCGCGTTGAAGACATTCGTTTCCCCACGTCGCAGTCGCTGGACGGCTCCGACGCGATGAACCCCGACCCTGACTACTCGGCGGCGTACGTCATTCTGGAAACCGATCACCCTACCCTGCAAGGCCATGGCCTGACCTTCACCATCGGTCGCGGCAACGAGATCTGCTGCGCGGCGATCAAGGCGCTGTCGGGCGTCATGGTCGGCCTGAAGCTTGAGTGGATCGCCGAAGACATGGGCCGCTTCTGGCGCCACGTCACCAGCGACAGTCAGTTGCGCTGGATCGGCCCGGACAAGGGTGCGATTCACCTGGCGACCGGCGCCGTGGTCAACGCCACCTGGGACCTGTGGGCCAAGTCCGAAGGCAAACCGGTGTGGCAACTGGTGGCCGACATGAGCCCCGAGCAACTGGTGCGCTGCATCGATTTTCGCTACATCACCGATTGCATCACCCCGGACGAAGCGCTGGCCTTGCTCCGCGACCGCGCCCAAGGCAAAGCCGAGCGTTTGCAGTCGCTGAAAGCCGAGGGTTATCCCTGCTACACCACGTCGGCCGGATGGTTGGGCTACCCCGACGACAAGCTGCGTCGGCTGTGTCAGGAAGCGGTCGATGGCGGGTTCTCACACATCAAACTGAAGGTCGGTCGCGACCTGCAGGACGACATTCGTCGCGTGCGCATCGCCCGCGAAGTCCTGGGGCCGGACCGTCACCTGATGATCGACGCCAATCAGGTCTGGGAAGTGGATGCCGCCATTGACTGGGTGCGCGAGCTGTCGTTTGCCAAGCCGTGGTTCATTGAAGAACCGACCAGCCCGGACGACGTCGAGGGCCACCGCAAGATTCGTCTCGGCGTGTCTCCGGTCAAGGTGGCGACCGGTGAAATGTGCCAGAACCGCATCGTCTTCAAGCAACTGATCATGCGCGAAGCCATCGACGTGGTGCAGATCGACGCCTGCCGCCTGGGCGGGGTCAACGAAGTGCTGGCCGTGATGCTGATGGCCGCCAAGTACCACCTGCCGGTGTGCCCGCATGCCGGTGGCGTCGGATTGTGCGAATACGTGCAGCACCTGTCGATGATCGACTACCTGTGCCTGGCCGGCACCCACGAAGGCCGTGTGGTGGAGTTCGTCGATCACCTGCATGAGCACTTCGAAGATCCGTGCGTGATCCGCGATGCCGCGTACATGCCGCCGACCGCGCCGGGGTTCTCGATCCAGATGAAAAAGGCGTCGCGCAGGCAGTATGCGTATCGCGGGTAA
- a CDS encoding amidohydrolase family protein: protein MSSQDSNDPGATLRVDAHQHFWRYRAQDYPWIDERHGALRRDFTPQDLKPLLDQHGIAGCIAVQARHSLDETDTLLALAEQHPWIVGVVGWVDLRAPDLERQLERRAESEKLVGLRHLIQDEPSPSLFMQDPAFARGVRLLQARGLTYDLLIKDADLQAAAGFCQRHDEHPIILDHLGKPDLSQEDPIAWAERIAPLAALPHVSCKLSGLITEADWQQWRPVELLPYFYLALELFGPQRLMFGSDWPVCQVAGTYSDVHRLFESALRELSADEQAAIRGGNAIRLYGLQGNCP from the coding sequence ATGTCGTCCCAAGACTCGAACGATCCGGGAGCCACGTTACGCGTGGACGCCCATCAGCACTTCTGGCGCTACCGTGCGCAGGATTACCCGTGGATCGACGAGCGACACGGCGCGCTGCGACGTGACTTCACGCCACAGGATTTGAAGCCACTGCTCGACCAGCACGGCATCGCGGGCTGCATCGCCGTGCAGGCGCGGCACAGCCTCGACGAGACCGATACCCTGCTCGCCCTGGCTGAGCAGCATCCATGGATCGTCGGCGTGGTCGGCTGGGTCGACCTGCGCGCCCCGGACCTTGAGCGGCAACTGGAACGGCGGGCCGAGTCCGAAAAGCTGGTCGGCCTCCGCCACCTGATTCAGGACGAACCCTCGCCGTCGCTGTTCATGCAAGACCCGGCATTCGCCCGGGGCGTCCGTCTGCTGCAGGCCCGAGGCCTGACGTATGACCTGTTGATCAAGGACGCCGACCTACAGGCCGCCGCTGGCTTCTGCCAACGCCACGATGAACACCCCATCATTCTCGATCATCTCGGCAAACCGGACCTTTCCCAAGAAGACCCGATCGCCTGGGCCGAGCGGATCGCGCCGCTCGCCGCGTTGCCCCACGTCAGTTGCAAGTTGTCGGGATTGATCACCGAAGCGGACTGGCAGCAATGGCGACCCGTCGAGCTTTTGCCGTACTTCTACCTCGCGCTGGAGCTGTTTGGCCCGCAGCGGCTGATGTTTGGCTCCGACTGGCCGGTGTGCCAGGTCGCCGGCACCTACAGCGACGTCCATCGCCTGTTCGAATCCGCCCTTCGCGAACTGTCCGCCGACGAACAGGCGGCGATTCGCGGCGGCAACGCCATTCGCCTTTATGGCCTGCAAGGAAACTGCCCATGA